One window from the genome of Leuconostoc suionicum encodes:
- a CDS encoding flippase, whose amino-acid sequence MQVAKNYLYTAAYQLLNIIAPLITMPYLARVLGRNGVGVASWTNSFVTYFLLIASLGIITYGSREIAYVKDNKQARQQKFWEIQIIHTIAGIFSLALYFLFLKYGVQLNGNIEDNQFYLILQTWVIISGILDISWYFMGMEDFKKTVLRNAFVKIAMTVLIFVLVKTPKDIGNYILLLGLSQVFGNLSMWFYLFKKISLPNWQQLDLKEHVKPIFMMFLPTIATQVYLQLNKTMLPFFTNSTDSAGFYDNADRIIKVSLALVTSVGTVMLPRMSAQFAKGQFDKMKQNITQSMDFVSALSVPMAFGMAAIAPTAMIWFLGEQFKVVGQVIVLLSPIIIFIGWSTVIGTQYLVPTKRLNEFTLSVTIGALANVLLNFWLIYVAGVNGAAVATTISEFLVIGYQLYVTRKDMNVWHHFSEMWRYIIAGLGMYILVTMISQHLEINIKSTSIELVLGVFVYVLILLILRAPILKKIPLLNKIAK is encoded by the coding sequence ATGCAAGTTGCAAAAAACTATTTATACACTGCGGCATATCAGCTGCTTAACATTATTGCACCATTAATAACAATGCCATATTTAGCGCGAGTTCTTGGTCGAAATGGTGTCGGTGTTGCGAGCTGGACTAATTCGTTTGTAACCTACTTCTTATTGATTGCAAGTCTTGGAATTATTACATATGGTAGTCGCGAAATTGCCTATGTAAAAGACAATAAACAAGCGAGACAGCAAAAATTTTGGGAAATCCAAATTATTCATACGATTGCCGGAATTTTTTCCTTAGCGCTATACTTTTTGTTTTTGAAATATGGTGTGCAATTGAATGGTAATATTGAAGATAATCAATTTTATCTAATCCTTCAAACTTGGGTCATTATTTCTGGTATTCTTGACATCTCTTGGTACTTTATGGGCATGGAGGATTTCAAAAAAACTGTCCTACGAAATGCCTTCGTCAAAATTGCAATGACAGTGTTGATATTTGTTTTAGTGAAAACACCAAAAGATATCGGCAATTATATTTTGTTACTCGGACTGTCACAAGTTTTCGGTAACTTGTCAATGTGGTTTTATTTATTTAAAAAAATATCATTACCAAACTGGCAGCAACTTGATTTAAAAGAACACGTGAAACCAATATTTATGATGTTCCTACCAACTATTGCGACTCAAGTCTATTTACAGTTGAATAAAACAATGTTGCCGTTCTTTACTAATTCAACAGATTCGGCTGGATTCTATGATAATGCTGATCGAATTATAAAAGTCTCGCTGGCACTGGTTACATCTGTTGGAACTGTAATGCTGCCGCGGATGTCTGCCCAGTTTGCTAAAGGGCAATTTGACAAAATGAAGCAGAATATTACACAATCAATGGATTTTGTATCTGCATTATCAGTTCCAATGGCTTTTGGAATGGCTGCTATTGCGCCTACAGCCATGATTTGGTTTCTAGGAGAGCAATTTAAAGTAGTTGGTCAAGTTATTGTTCTTTTATCCCCAATCATTATTTTCATTGGCTGGAGTACGGTTATTGGCACGCAGTATTTGGTGCCAACCAAACGTCTGAATGAATTTACGCTATCTGTCACTATTGGTGCGTTAGCCAATGTGTTACTTAACTTCTGGTTAATTTATGTGGCAGGAGTGAATGGCGCTGCGGTGGCTACAACGATATCAGAGTTCTTGGTGATTGGTTATCAGCTATATGTTACGCGCAAAGACATGAATGTCTGGCATCATTTTTCTGAAATGTGGCGTTATATCATTGCAGGATTAGGTATGTATATTTTGGTTACGATGATTAGTCAACATCTAGAAATCAACATCAAAAGTACATCAATAGAACTGGTATTAGGTGTCTTTGTGTATGTACTAATTCTCCTTATTTTACGAGCACCAATTCTTAAAAAAATACCCTTACTAAATAAAATAGCGAAATGA
- a CDS encoding glycoside hydrolase family protein has product MQRHRVRKLLSIIMAGIVLFSIGWLICLKNNNSKNMTQQQLPQKWHLNGLSKNGLSNDTQTILKNGQKYELFYLVDTGKGLKANQQRTRWARSVTSDLTTFKVEDNADIKPLSQQESVATGSIVKDVDNLSGHGKNSLLAYATKYINGNQWTYMWYLTNQGEKWHVANNGKPVAKPYKEGKDFRDPHVIYDAEAKQFVMTVAEADDNNHMKIGFYTSKNGTTWQYTDSFYSPRDLGTLEVPEIHQIYQKSNNQKQWILFFGANGFADDFQKSTGSYYVVGQLKNGQFEAKTGPERVDFGTDYYAAHNYQENNEQLLGFGWMGNWDYINYVSDDIKYKGNYSAFRKMFLSSDNKLKTSKIITNGLFNTKKTTVLVKAHSKSQVKTSKAAYKISTIINGHQDITIKSKNGDSNVSFHFNNFDKKLTVHRQSNYVTNDSYNKDYNINLWGDWSEKVDFYVDQYSIEVFWPNTGQVATFAKYSNDSGDNIVFDNLDNKNSSLIVQEMK; this is encoded by the coding sequence ATGCAACGACATAGAGTGAGAAAATTATTATCAATCATAATGGCGGGAATAGTATTGTTTTCGATTGGTTGGTTAATATGTTTGAAAAACAACAACAGCAAAAATATGACACAACAACAATTACCTCAAAAATGGCATTTAAACGGTCTATCTAAAAATGGATTATCAAATGATACGCAAACTATTTTAAAAAATGGTCAAAAATATGAACTGTTCTATTTGGTTGACACTGGTAAGGGGTTGAAAGCTAATCAACAAAGAACTCGTTGGGCTCGTTCGGTAACTTCGGATTTAACAACATTCAAAGTAGAAGATAACGCCGATATCAAACCACTTTCCCAACAAGAATCGGTTGCCACAGGGTCCATTGTTAAGGACGTAGATAATTTATCTGGACATGGTAAAAATTCATTACTGGCTTATGCGACAAAATACATTAATGGTAATCAATGGACCTATATGTGGTATTTGACTAATCAAGGTGAAAAATGGCATGTTGCTAATAATGGCAAACCAGTAGCAAAACCATATAAAGAAGGAAAGGATTTTCGAGATCCTCATGTGATTTATGATGCTGAAGCAAAGCAGTTTGTTATGACTGTAGCTGAGGCAGATGATAACAATCATATGAAGATTGGATTTTATACTTCTAAAAACGGCACCACCTGGCAATACACAGATAGCTTTTATTCACCACGGGATCTGGGTACTTTAGAAGTTCCTGAAATACATCAAATTTATCAAAAAAGTAATAATCAAAAGCAATGGATTTTGTTTTTTGGTGCTAATGGTTTTGCTGATGATTTTCAAAAAAGTACCGGCTCATACTATGTTGTTGGTCAATTGAAAAACGGTCAGTTTGAAGCTAAAACTGGTCCAGAACGTGTTGATTTTGGTACAGATTATTATGCTGCACACAATTATCAGGAAAATAATGAACAATTACTTGGCTTTGGATGGATGGGTAACTGGGATTATATTAATTATGTTAGTGATGATATAAAGTATAAAGGCAATTATTCGGCTTTTAGAAAAATGTTTTTAAGTTCGGACAATAAACTAAAGACATCAAAAATCATTACCAATGGTCTGTTTAACACAAAGAAGACAACAGTTTTGGTGAAAGCACACAGTAAGAGTCAAGTCAAAACCAGTAAAGCTGCTTATAAAATTAGTACTATAATTAATGGACATCAAGATATAACTATCAAATCAAAGAATGGGGATAGCAACGTTTCCTTTCATTTTAATAATTTTGACAAAAAACTGACGGTACATCGCCAAAGTAATTATGTTACAAATGATTCTTATAACAAGGACTATAACATCAATTTGTGGGGGGATTGGTCAGAAAAGGTTGATTTTTACGTTGATCAATACAGTATTGAGGTGTTCTGGCCAAATACTGGACAAGTAGCAACGTTTGCTAAATACAGTAATGATAGTGGTGATAACATAGTTTTCGATAATTTAGATAATAAAAATTCAAGCCTAATCGTTCAGGAAATGAAGTAA
- a CDS encoding glycoside hydrolase family 68 protein, giving the protein MRKKLYKAGKIWVAGAATVAAISMGVSSVSADTVGNTTTDTETLSKTTDVNTDTTAPSDVNQETTVNSTTPDATRTEVNQEKATDSTTKTVDTNKETTDDKGTTLVDDTKSKTTDDKTNVAATSADDSSKKVADKNATTDATTDDKKATTSVVTLDDSVSKDLNSKTTLVTKNDDGTSTTNMTYANLKDVADNIANLNSDTSVPYFNADAIKNLPAMATADAQDGAVQDLDVWDSWALQDAKTGVTANYHGYNIVFALAGSPKEDNDQHIYMLYTKNGDTAINNWKNAGPVFGFNALWDKQQWSGSATVNDDDSIQLFYTKTDQPRTVQRLSTANLSMAYTDTEVRVTKVNNDHELFTGDEEHYQTLQQWIDAGYYDTGDNFTLRDPHVIEVNGERYLAFESNTGTENYQSDDAVDNMDYYGGTDEFNQTARETTLANAAKLKLSKKANGAIGLVKLTGQQNNPTIGQIYSPLLAANGITDEIERANIVPLNGKYYLFTDTRLSKSVVPTVDPDINVGMMGYVSDSLMGPYTPLNGSGSVITGTQLAESRTDTYSYYAVPVEGHDDLLLITSYMSNRAEKAGVGLNSTVAPSFLVQVGADGKTTKVLDTVLAQGTWTYNGKGSVAELVGTKETSNLTGKKIGWIDNKFYVNDQVANGYQYDYTNDANYLFKDGVRQSGVQAYDNTYYYFDPVTYKRVENDIRKATWGLEYYFGNDGRIQQGQFAVNGVAYDFGNDKTYAKRGFASGYLQDVTDNNQWYWFENGSKYTGFRYYQNTYYFFESGQRQESKWETAWGMKYYVGTDGRAVQGIQIIDGQAYDFGTNGTFNLKGTASGYLYSPSLSTANGGYNWFENGKPYTGFRYYMGTYYWFVNGVRQNAGWREAWGMKYYTDASGRALQGIQIIDGQAYDFGTNGTYNLKSTASGYLYSPSYSKANGGYNWFEDGKPYTGFRYYMGTYYWFVNGVRQNAGWREAWGKKYYTDANGRALQGIQKIDGQQYNFGNDGTYYLR; this is encoded by the coding sequence AGAAAGAAGTTATACAAGGCGGGGAAGATATGGGTAGCTGGAGCAGCAACAGTAGCAGCTATTTCTATGGGCGTGAGTTCTGTTAGTGCAGACACGGTTGGTAATACTACAACTGACACAGAAACACTGAGCAAAACAACTGATGTGAATACTGACACAACAGCTCCATCAGATGTTAATCAAGAAACAACAGTAAATTCAACGACTCCTGATGCAACTAGAACTGAGGTCAATCAAGAAAAGGCCACAGATAGTACTACTAAGACAGTAGACACTAACAAAGAAACAACTGATGATAAAGGCACGACTTTAGTTGATGATACTAAGAGTAAAACAACTGATGACAAAACGAATGTGGCAGCAACATCAGCAGATGACAGCTCGAAAAAAGTAGCGGACAAGAATGCAACAACTGACGCCACTACTGATGATAAAAAAGCAACCACTTCAGTTGTGACATTAGACGACAGTGTGTCAAAAGATTTAAACTCTAAAACAACACTAGTTACTAAAAATGATGACGGTACCTCAACTACCAACATGACATATGCTAACTTAAAAGATGTTGCGGATAACATTGCTAATTTGAATTCAGATACTTCTGTACCATATTTCAATGCCGATGCAATTAAGAATTTGCCGGCAATGGCAACAGCAGATGCACAAGATGGTGCGGTGCAAGATTTGGATGTATGGGATTCTTGGGCATTACAAGACGCAAAAACTGGTGTCACTGCAAACTATCATGGTTACAACATTGTCTTTGCTTTAGCAGGTTCTCCAAAAGAGGATAACGATCAACATATTTACATGCTTTACACTAAGAATGGTGATACAGCAATCAATAATTGGAAGAATGCTGGACCAGTGTTTGGTTTTAATGCACTGTGGGATAAGCAGCAGTGGTCTGGATCTGCAACGGTCAATGATGACGACAGTATCCAATTATTCTATACAAAAACTGACCAACCACGCACAGTGCAACGTTTGTCGACGGCTAACTTGTCAATGGCATATACGGACACTGAGGTTCGTGTAACAAAAGTTAATAATGATCATGAACTTTTCACAGGGGATGAGGAGCATTATCAAACTTTGCAACAATGGATCGATGCAGGGTACTATGATACGGGTGATAACTTTACCTTACGTGACCCGCACGTGATTGAGGTTAATGGAGAACGTTATCTGGCTTTTGAATCCAACACAGGTACTGAGAATTATCAAAGTGATGATGCTGTCGATAACATGGATTACTATGGTGGAACTGATGAATTCAACCAGACAGCAAGAGAAACAACGTTGGCAAATGCGGCTAAGTTGAAATTATCAAAGAAGGCCAATGGTGCGATTGGACTGGTGAAGCTTACAGGACAGCAAAATAATCCAACTATTGGACAAATTTATTCACCACTTCTAGCAGCTAATGGTATTACTGATGAAATCGAACGGGCTAACATTGTACCATTGAATGGAAAGTATTATCTCTTTACAGATACACGTTTGAGCAAGAGTGTTGTACCAACAGTTGATCCGGACATTAACGTCGGTATGATGGGCTATGTGTCTGATAGTCTGATGGGTCCTTATACACCATTGAATGGTAGTGGCAGTGTGATCACAGGAACACAATTAGCTGAATCTAGAACAGATACTTATTCCTACTATGCAGTTCCTGTTGAAGGACACGATGATTTGTTGTTAATTACATCATACATGAGTAATCGTGCTGAAAAAGCTGGTGTTGGACTTAATTCTACGGTAGCACCATCATTCCTAGTTCAAGTAGGGGCCGATGGTAAAACAACAAAAGTACTAGATACTGTTTTAGCACAAGGAACGTGGACTTATAATGGTAAAGGCAGTGTTGCCGAACTAGTTGGCACAAAAGAGACATCAAACCTAACTGGTAAAAAAATTGGTTGGATTGATAATAAGTTTTATGTCAATGATCAAGTAGCTAATGGTTACCAATATGATTATACGAATGACGCGAATTATTTGTTTAAAGATGGTGTTCGTCAAAGTGGGGTGCAAGCTTATGACAATACTTACTATTACTTTGACCCAGTAACGTACAAGCGAGTAGAAAATGACATTCGCAAGGCGACTTGGGGATTAGAATATTACTTCGGTAACGACGGTCGTATTCAGCAAGGTCAGTTTGCGGTCAATGGTGTTGCTTATGACTTTGGTAATGACAAAACATACGCTAAGCGTGGTTTTGCATCAGGGTACTTACAAGATGTAACGGATAACAATCAGTGGTACTGGTTCGAAAATGGTTCAAAGTATACTGGCTTCCGTTATTATCAAAATACTTATTACTTCTTCGAGTCAGGACAACGTCAAGAAAGTAAGTGGGAAACAGCCTGGGGTATGAAGTACTATGTTGGTACTGATGGTCGTGCAGTACAAGGCATACAAATCATCGATGGACAAGCCTATGACTTTGGTACGAATGGTACATTTAACTTAAAGGGTACAGCAAGTGGCTACTTGTATTCACCATCATTGTCAACAGCGAACGGTGGTTATAACTGGTTTGAGAATGGTAAGCCATATACAGGTTTCCGTTATTACATGGGTACTTATTACTGGTTTGTAAACGGTGTTCGTCAAAATGCAGGATGGCGCGAAGCATGGGGCATGAAGTATTATACGGATGCTAGTGGCCGAGCATTGCAAGGTATTCAAATCATTGATGGACAAGCCTATGACTTTGGAACAAATGGTACGTATAACTTAAAGAGTACAGCAAGTGGCTATTTGTATTCACCAAGCTATTCAAAAGCTAATGGCGGTTATAATTGGTTTGAAGATGGCAAGCCATATACAGGGTTCCGTTATTACATGGGTACTTATTATTGGTTTGTGAATGGTGTTCGTCAAAATGCAGGATGGCGCGAAGCATGGGGTAAGAAGTATTATACAGATGCCAATGGCCGAGCATTGCAAGGTATTCAAAAAATAGATGGTCAGCAATATAATTTTGGTAATGATGGCACATATTATTTACGTTAA